A genomic stretch from Gardnerella leopoldii includes:
- a CDS encoding CarD family transcriptional regulator produces the protein MEYQVGDMVVYPRHGAARVEEISERTVKGVTRQYLRLVVLSSDGLEINVPVDNVKKVGVRDIVGAQEVAKVFEILRTPIVEKEMNWSRRYKLNVEKIATGDVNNIAEVVRDLSQRDVDEHGLSAGEKRMLARARSILISEIALSEKIDEIEAERLLDVNLGYKEPQKGDENHHTVAPEEPASRTLALLEERNKKSKKK, from the coding sequence GTGGAATATCAAGTCGGCGATATGGTCGTCTATCCTCGTCATGGTGCGGCTCGTGTTGAAGAAATTAGTGAGCGCACCGTAAAAGGTGTAACTCGTCAATATTTACGATTGGTAGTGTTATCATCTGATGGTTTAGAAATTAACGTACCTGTCGATAATGTTAAAAAAGTTGGCGTGCGAGACATTGTTGGAGCGCAAGAAGTTGCAAAAGTTTTTGAGATTTTGCGTACTCCAATAGTTGAAAAAGAAATGAATTGGTCTAGACGCTACAAGCTTAATGTAGAGAAGATTGCTACTGGCGATGTTAACAATATTGCTGAAGTAGTTCGTGATTTATCTCAGCGAGATGTTGATGAGCATGGTTTGTCTGCAGGAGAAAAGCGAATGCTTGCTCGCGCTCGCAGTATTTTAATTTCCGAAATTGCTTTGTCTGAAAAGATTGATGAGATTGAGGCGGAGCGACTTTTAGATGTGAATCTTGGATACAAGGAGCCTCAAAAAGGCGATGAAAATCACCATACTGTAGCTCCAGAAGAGCCTGCATCGCGAACTTTAGCGCTGTTAGAAGAGCGTAATAAGAAATCTAAGAAAAAGTGA